One stretch of Halapricum desulfuricans DNA includes these proteins:
- the rpsJ gene encoding 30S ribosomal protein S10, translating into MMQQARVRLAGTNPDDLDDICDDVREIANKTGVKLSGPVPLPTKTLEVPARKSPDGEGTATWEHWEMRVHKRLIDIDADERALRQLMRIQVPNDVSIEIVLED; encoded by the coding sequence ATAATGCAGCAAGCACGCGTTCGGCTCGCGGGCACGAACCCGGACGATCTGGACGACATCTGCGATGACGTCCGCGAGATCGCCAACAAGACCGGCGTCAAGCTCAGCGGGCCCGTTCCGCTGCCGACCAAGACGCTGGAAGTGCCCGCCCGGAAGTCGCCCGACGGCGAGGGGACGGCGACCTGGGAGCACTGGGAGATGCGCGTCCACAAGCGGCTGATCGACATCGACGCCGACGAACGTGCGCTGCGCCAGCTGATGCGCATCCAGGTGCCCAACGACGTCTCCATCGAGATCGTCCTCGAGGACTGA
- a CDS encoding amino acid-binding protein: protein MSEARTQSYTVRLELADEPGELLAALEPIADNGGNLLSIFHERGNLSPRGRIPVEVDLEATPERFETIVEALREAGVNVVQAGQERYSEELTVLLVGHLVDTDLSDTLSRLRAENGAVADLSLSAPEGAESESSARLRLKTDQGAVEETLAAVRRAAEEKDLRVIEPMAAGGGV, encoded by the coding sequence ATGAGCGAGGCGCGCACCCAGTCCTATACCGTCCGACTCGAACTGGCCGACGAGCCCGGCGAACTGCTGGCCGCGCTGGAGCCGATCGCCGACAACGGCGGGAACCTGCTGTCGATCTTCCACGAGCGGGGCAACCTCTCCCCCCGGGGTCGGATCCCGGTGGAGGTCGATCTGGAGGCGACGCCCGAGCGCTTCGAGACGATCGTCGAGGCGCTGCGCGAGGCCGGCGTCAACGTCGTCCAGGCCGGCCAGGAACGCTACAGCGAGGAACTGACAGTCTTGCTGGTCGGCCATCTCGTCGATACCGATCTGTCGGACACGCTCTCGCGACTGCGCGCGGAGAACGGTGCCGTCGCGGACCTGTCGCTGTCCGCGCCGGAAGGTGCCGAGAGCGAGTCCAGCGCCCGACTCCGGCTGAAGACCGATCAGGGTGCCGTCGAGGAGACGCTCGCGGCTGTGCGACGGGCGGCCGAGGAGAAGGACCTGCGCGTGATCGAGCCGATGGCGGCCGGAGGTGGTGTCTGA
- a CDS encoding amino acid-binding protein — MSETRTQAYTVRLELVDEPGELLRALEPIADNGGNLLSIFHERGNVTPRGRIPVEVDLEATPERFETIVEALREAGVNVVQAGQERYSEELTIVLVGHLVDTDLSDTLSRLRTEANSRVADLSLSAPEGTDDESSARLRLKTDQGAIAETFAAVRRVAEEKGLRVIEPLAAGGGV; from the coding sequence ATGAGCGAGACGCGAACCCAGGCCTACACCGTGCGACTGGAGCTGGTCGACGAACCAGGGGAACTGCTCCGAGCGCTGGAACCGATCGCCGACAACGGCGGGAACCTGCTGTCGATCTTCCACGAGCGGGGCAACGTCACGCCGCGCGGTCGGATCCCCGTGGAGGTGGATCTGGAGGCGACGCCCGAGCGCTTCGAGACGATCGTCGAGGCGCTGCGCGAGGCCGGCGTCAACGTCGTTCAGGCCGGACAGGAACGCTACAGCGAGGAGCTGACGATCGTCCTCGTGGGCCATCTCGTCGATACCGACCTCTCGGACACGCTCTCGCGGTTGCGGACGGAAGCGAACAGCCGCGTCGCGGATCTCTCGCTGTCCGCGCCCGAGGGAACCGACGACGAGTCGAGTGCCCGGCTCCGGCTGAAGACCGATCAGGGTGCGATCGCGGAGACGTTCGCGGCCGTGCGACGGGTGGCCGAGGAGAAGGGCCTGCGCGTGATCGAGCCGCTGGCGGCGGGAGGTGGCGTCTGA
- the thsB gene encoding thermosome subunit beta: MSQRMQGQPMVILGEDSQRMQDKDAQSHNISAARAVAESVRSTLGPKGMDKMLVSSTGDVTVTNDGVTILREMDIDNPTAEMIVEVAETQEDEAGDGTTSAVSISGELLKNAEDLLEQDIHPSTVIKGFDMAAKEARSQIDDVAEEVSVDDRDVLKQVAETAMTGKGAEQNKDLLGELIVDAVENVTVEAEDGSSIVDLEFLDITTEASGTAADSELVEGVLLKEDPVHEDMPTDFEDAEVLLMDTALEIEETNADAQLSVDDPSQLQQFVEQEEQQLEEMVETIADAGVDVVFCQKNIDDMVQHMLAKEGILAVKRAKKSDIEFMREVLDANIVSNLDNFSEADLGSGDITYDADNEWFVVEGDNSHGVTLLLRGSTDHVVDELERGVNDALDVVAAAVADGLVLAGGGAVEVELASRLRDYADSISGREQLAVEAFADSLELIPRVLAANAGLDSIDTLVELRSAHEDGDQNAGLNVFTGDIEDTYEAGVVETAHAKSQALSSAAEAANLVLKIDDIIAAGDLSTSGGDEEGAGGPGAGGMGGMGGGMGGMM, from the coding sequence ATGAGCCAGCGAATGCAGGGACAGCCCATGGTCATTCTGGGCGAGGATTCTCAGCGGATGCAGGACAAGGACGCACAGAGCCACAACATCTCCGCGGCCCGAGCGGTCGCGGAGTCGGTACGCTCGACGCTCGGTCCGAAGGGGATGGACAAGATGCTCGTCTCCTCGACGGGCGACGTCACGGTCACCAACGACGGCGTGACCATCCTCCGGGAGATGGACATCGACAACCCAACAGCGGAGATGATCGTCGAGGTCGCCGAGACCCAGGAAGACGAGGCGGGCGACGGCACGACTTCTGCCGTCTCGATCTCGGGCGAGTTGCTGAAAAACGCCGAGGACCTGCTCGAACAGGACATCCACCCTTCGACGGTCATCAAGGGCTTCGACATGGCCGCCAAGGAGGCCCGGAGCCAGATCGACGACGTGGCTGAGGAAGTCAGCGTCGATGACCGGGACGTCCTCAAGCAGGTCGCCGAGACGGCGATGACCGGCAAGGGCGCAGAGCAGAACAAGGACCTGCTCGGCGAGCTGATCGTCGACGCCGTCGAGAACGTCACGGTCGAGGCCGAGGACGGCTCCTCGATCGTCGATCTGGAGTTCCTGGACATCACGACCGAGGCCAGCGGAACCGCCGCGGACTCGGAACTCGTCGAGGGCGTGCTCCTCAAGGAGGACCCGGTCCACGAGGACATGCCGACCGACTTCGAGGACGCCGAGGTCCTCCTGATGGACACGGCACTGGAGATCGAAGAGACCAACGCCGACGCCCAGCTGAGCGTCGACGACCCGTCCCAGCTCCAGCAGTTCGTCGAACAGGAGGAACAGCAGCTCGAGGAGATGGTCGAGACGATCGCCGACGCCGGCGTCGACGTGGTCTTCTGTCAGAAGAACATCGACGACATGGTCCAGCACATGCTGGCCAAGGAGGGAATCCTCGCGGTCAAGCGAGCGAAGAAGTCCGACATCGAGTTCATGCGCGAGGTCCTCGACGCGAACATCGTCTCCAATCTGGACAACTTCTCCGAGGCGGACCTGGGATCGGGCGACATCACCTACGACGCCGACAACGAGTGGTTCGTCGTCGAGGGCGACAACTCCCACGGCGTGACGCTGCTGCTGCGCGGCTCGACTGACCACGTGGTCGACGAACTCGAGCGCGGCGTCAACGACGCGCTGGACGTCGTCGCCGCGGCGGTCGCGGACGGGCTCGTGCTCGCCGGCGGCGGTGCCGTCGAGGTCGAACTCGCGAGCCGGCTGCGCGACTACGCCGACAGCATCAGCGGCCGCGAACAGCTCGCTGTCGAGGCCTTCGCGGACTCGCTTGAACTGATCCCGCGGGTGCTTGCGGCGAACGCCGGCCTCGATTCGATCGACACGCTGGTCGAACTCCGCTCCGCCCACGAGGACGGCGACCAGAACGCCGGGCTGAACGTCTTCACCGGCGATATCGAGGACACCTACGAGGCGGGCGTCGTCGAGACGGCCCACGCCAAATCGCAGGCGCTGTCCTCGGCCGCCGAGGCCGCCAACCTCGTGCTGAAGATCGACGACATCATCGCTGCCGGCGATCTCTCGACGTCCGGCGGTGACGAGGAAGGCGCCGGCGGACCCGGCGCCGGCGGCATGGGCGGTATGGGCGGCGGCATGGGCGGTATGATGTAG
- a CDS encoding homoserine dehydrogenase → MRLSIAGAGAVGRSVAQLAGDYGHTVTAIADSRSAAIDPDGLDTDAVLERKDSEGVVGTADPEDALTAEYDVLVEATPTTLGDAQPGFGYLERALQRDRHVVLANKGPVAERYGEVMALAEDSAGEIRFEATVGGAIPVLSTIEDYGPATITAARGVLNGTANFILSRMAAEGLQYEHVLAEAQDLGVAEADPSFDVEGTDAALKCVILANVLAEDDREYTLEDATVEGIDAIPPSALELAREDGRTIRLIGEVAGGEIRVGPRLVPEHSDLAVTGTTNIVRLETEHAGRLNLSGRGAGGPETATAILADAGRLSRLDP, encoded by the coding sequence ATGCGGCTTTCGATCGCAGGCGCCGGTGCTGTCGGTCGCTCGGTCGCGCAACTGGCCGGCGACTACGGCCACACTGTCACCGCGATCGCCGACTCGCGCTCGGCCGCGATCGATCCCGACGGGCTCGACACCGACGCGGTCCTCGAACGCAAGGACAGCGAGGGCGTGGTCGGAACAGCGGACCCCGAAGACGCGCTGACGGCGGAGTACGACGTCCTCGTCGAGGCGACGCCGACGACGCTGGGCGACGCCCAGCCGGGGTTCGGCTACCTCGAGCGTGCGCTCCAGCGCGACCGCCACGTCGTGCTGGCCAACAAGGGCCCGGTCGCAGAGCGCTACGGCGAGGTGATGGCGCTGGCCGAGGACAGCGCCGGCGAGATCCGGTTCGAGGCGACGGTGGGCGGCGCGATCCCGGTGCTGTCGACGATCGAGGACTACGGCCCGGCGACGATCACCGCCGCTCGGGGCGTGCTCAACGGGACCGCGAACTTCATCCTCTCGCGGATGGCCGCGGAGGGACTCCAGTACGAGCACGTGCTGGCGGAGGCCCAGGACCTCGGTGTCGCCGAAGCGGACCCGTCCTTCGACGTGGAGGGGACCGACGCCGCGCTGAAGTGCGTCATCCTGGCGAACGTCCTCGCGGAGGACGACCGGGAGTACACCCTCGAGGACGCGACCGTCGAGGGGATCGACGCGATCCCGCCCAGCGCGCTGGAGCTGGCCCGCGAGGACGGCCGGACGATCCGGCTGATCGGCGAGGTCGCGGGCGGGGAGATCCGCGTGGGCCCGCGGCTGGTCCCCGAACACAGCGACCTCGCGGTCACGGGGACGACCAACATCGTCCGGCTGGAGACCGAACACGCCGGCCGGCTCAACCTCTCGGGGCGGGGTGCCGGCGGCCCCGAGACCGCGACGGCGATACTGGCGGACGCGGGTCGCCTTTCGCGGCTCGATCCGTGA
- a CDS encoding homoserine dehydrogenase — MRLAIVGTGTVGSSVAELAGEYGHTVTAMANVEAATIDADGIDVEAALERQREGERHLGEADPEDALAAEYDVLVEATPVTLGDAQPGFGHVETALERDRHVVLANKGPMAERYGEVMALAEDSAGEIRFEATVGGAIPVLSTIEDYGPATITAARGVLNGTANFILSRMANAGLGYEHVLAEAQDLGVAETDPAFDVEGTDAALKCVILANVLAEDDREYTLEDATVEGIKDIPESALELAQEDGRTIRLIGEVAGGEIRVGPRLVPEHSELAVTGTTNIVQLETENAGRLNLSGRGAGGPETATAMLADVGRLSPL; from the coding sequence ATGCGGCTTGCGATCGTCGGGACCGGCACCGTCGGCAGCTCCGTCGCGGAACTCGCCGGCGAGTACGGCCACACTGTCACCGCGATGGCCAACGTCGAGGCGGCGACGATCGACGCCGACGGGATCGACGTCGAGGCCGCGCTCGAACGCCAGCGGGAGGGCGAGCGCCACCTCGGCGAGGCCGACCCGGAAGACGCGCTGGCGGCCGAGTACGACGTCCTCGTCGAGGCGACGCCGGTCACGCTGGGCGACGCTCAACCTGGCTTTGGCCACGTCGAGACCGCCCTCGAGCGGGACCGCCACGTCGTGCTGGCCAACAAGGGGCCGATGGCCGAACGGTACGGCGAGGTGATGGCGCTGGCCGAGGACAGCGCCGGCGAGATCCGGTTCGAGGCGACGGTGGGCGGCGCGATCCCGGTGCTGTCGACGATCGAGGACTACGGCCCGGCGACGATCACCGCCGCTCGGGGCGTGCTCAACGGGACCGCGAACTTCATCCTCTCGCGGATGGCCAACGCCGGGCTCGGCTACGAGCACGTGCTGGCGGAGGCCCAGGACCTGGGCGTCGCCGAGACCGACCCCGCGTTCGACGTGGAGGGGACCGACGCCGCGCTGAAGTGCGTCATCCTGGCGAACGTCCTCGCGGAGGACGACCGGGAGTACACCCTCGAGGACGCGACCGTCGAGGGAATCAAGGACATCCCCGAGAGCGCGCTGGAACTGGCCCAGGAGGACGGCCGGACGATCCGGCTGATCGGCGAGGTCGCGGGCGGGGAGATCCGCGTGGGCCCGCGGCTGGTCCCCGAACACAGCGAACTCGCGGTCACGGGGACGACCAACATCGTCCAGCTGGAGACCGAAAACGCCGGCCGACTCAACCTCTCGGGGCGGGGTGCCGGCGGCCCCGAGACCGCGACGGCGATGCTCGCGGACGTGGGTCGGCTCTCCCCGCTCTGA
- the tuf gene encoding translation elongation factor EF-1 subunit alpha has translation MSEDKPHQNLAIIGHVDHGKSTMVGRLLFETGSVPEHVIEQYREEAEEKGKGGFEFAYVMDNLAEERERGVTIDIAHQEFDTDEYYFTIVDCPGHRDFVKNMITGASQADNAVLVVAADDGVQPQTQEHVFLSKTLGIDELIVAVNKMDLVDYSESDYKQVVEEVKQLLNQVSFDTDDASFIPTSAFEGDNVESASDNTPWYDGPTLLEALNDLPEPQPPTDAPLRLPIQDVYTISGIGTVPVGRIETGTMNPGDNVSFQPSDVGGEVKTIEMHHEEVDHAGPGDNVGFNVRGIGKDDIRRGDVCGPADDPPTVAETFQAQIVVMQHPSVITAGYTPVFHAHTAQVACTVESIDKKIDPSSGEVAEENPDFIQSGDAAVVTVRPQKPLSIEPSSEIPELGSFAIRDMGQTIAAGKVLSVQERE, from the coding sequence ATGAGTGAGGACAAACCGCACCAGAACCTGGCCATTATCGGCCACGTCGACCACGGAAAGAGTACGATGGTCGGGCGACTCCTGTTCGAGACAGGGTCCGTCCCCGAGCACGTCATCGAGCAGTACCGCGAGGAAGCAGAAGAGAAGGGCAAGGGCGGCTTCGAGTTCGCCTACGTCATGGACAACCTCGCCGAGGAGCGCGAGCGCGGGGTCACCATCGACATCGCCCACCAGGAGTTCGACACCGACGAGTACTACTTCACCATCGTCGACTGTCCCGGGCACCGCGACTTCGTGAAGAACATGATCACGGGCGCGAGCCAGGCCGACAACGCCGTGCTCGTGGTCGCCGCCGACGACGGCGTCCAGCCCCAGACCCAGGAGCACGTCTTCCTCTCGAAGACGCTGGGTATCGACGAGCTCATCGTCGCCGTTAACAAGATGGATCTCGTCGACTACAGCGAGTCCGACTACAAGCAGGTCGTCGAAGAGGTCAAGCAGCTGCTCAACCAGGTGTCGTTCGACACCGACGACGCGAGCTTCATCCCGACCTCCGCGTTCGAGGGCGACAACGTCGAGTCCGCCTCGGACAACACGCCCTGGTACGACGGCCCGACCCTGCTGGAAGCGCTCAACGACCTGCCGGAGCCCCAGCCGCCGACGGACGCGCCGCTGCGACTGCCGATCCAGGACGTCTACACGATCTCCGGCATCGGGACCGTTCCCGTCGGACGGATCGAGACCGGGACGATGAACCCCGGCGACAACGTCAGCTTCCAGCCGTCTGACGTCGGTGGCGAGGTCAAGACCATCGAGATGCACCACGAGGAAGTCGACCACGCGGGCCCCGGCGACAACGTCGGGTTCAACGTCCGCGGCATCGGCAAGGACGACATCCGCCGCGGCGACGTCTGTGGTCCGGCCGACGACCCGCCGACGGTCGCCGAGACCTTCCAGGCGCAGATCGTCGTCATGCAGCACCCGAGCGTGATCACCGCCGGTTACACGCCGGTCTTCCACGCCCACACCGCACAGGTCGCCTGTACGGTCGAGTCCATCGACAAGAAGATCGACCCCTCCTCCGGCGAGGTCGCCGAGGAGAACCCCGACTTCATCCAGTCGGGTGACGCGGCGGTCGTCACCGTCCGACCGCAGAAACCGCTCAGCATCGAGCCGTCCAGCGAGATCCCCGAGCTCGGGTCCTTCGCCATCCGCGACATGGGTCAGACCATCGCGGCAGGGAAGGTCCTGAGCGTTCAAGAGCGCGAATAA
- the lysA gene encoding diaminopimelate decarboxylase yields the protein MTTEGPPIRRLADWDAATLRDLADEYGTPLYVLDRRRVRENVANLRAAFHDEAISYAVKANTVRATLETVAETDLGAECASAGELQRAIDAGFDRVRYTAVNPPADDLDRVVELAADPPRDLELVITVGAADTFEALAERGYDGPLAIRVNPGVGAGHHAKVTTGDAPKFGVPYDRVPELADEIADRGFDLVGLHAHAGSGIHEASDLAAHRELVSRMGKLARDLDHDLDFLNVGGGLGVPYRPDEEPLDLDSVAAATREAVGELDATLGIEPGRYVVADAGVLLTTVNTVKPTPETTVVGVDAGMTTLVRPAMYDAYHEIRTLAPDADERGSVAATIAGPICETADVLGRDRELPGPERGDVLAIGNAGAYGYEMASNYNSRPRPAVVSLEENGRARLAVERETLSELTRLEVER from the coding sequence ATGACCACCGAGGGACCACCGATCCGCCGCCTCGCCGACTGGGACGCGGCCACGCTTCGCGATCTCGCCGACGAGTACGGAACGCCACTGTACGTCCTCGACCGGCGACGCGTTCGGGAGAACGTCGCCAACCTTCGGGCGGCCTTCCACGACGAGGCGATCAGCTACGCCGTCAAGGCGAACACCGTCCGTGCGACGCTGGAAACCGTCGCAGAGACGGATCTCGGCGCGGAGTGTGCCTCCGCCGGCGAACTCCAGCGCGCAATTGACGCCGGCTTCGACCGGGTCCGATACACCGCGGTCAACCCGCCGGCCGACGATCTGGATCGCGTCGTCGAACTCGCCGCGGACCCGCCTCGGGACCTCGAGCTGGTGATCACCGTCGGCGCGGCCGACACCTTCGAGGCGCTCGCCGAGCGGGGCTACGACGGCCCGCTGGCGATCCGGGTCAACCCGGGCGTCGGTGCGGGCCACCACGCGAAGGTCACGACCGGCGACGCCCCGAAGTTCGGCGTCCCGTACGATCGCGTCCCCGAACTCGCAGACGAGATCGCCGATCGCGGGTTCGACCTCGTCGGCCTGCACGCCCACGCCGGCAGCGGGATCCACGAGGCGTCGGATCTGGCGGCCCACCGCGAACTCGTCTCCAGGATGGGCAAACTTGCGCGCGATCTCGATCACGACCTCGACTTTCTCAACGTCGGCGGCGGGCTGGGCGTCCCCTACCGTCCGGACGAAGAACCGCTGGATCTCGACAGCGTGGCGGCGGCGACCCGCGAGGCGGTCGGCGAACTTGACGCGACACTCGGGATCGAACCAGGTCGATACGTCGTCGCCGACGCCGGCGTCCTCCTGACGACTGTCAACACGGTCAAGCCGACGCCCGAGACGACGGTCGTGGGCGTCGACGCGGGCATGACGACGCTGGTGCGCCCGGCGATGTACGACGCCTACCACGAGATCCGGACGCTGGCACCTGACGCCGACGAGCGCGGGTCGGTCGCGGCGACGATCGCCGGCCCGATCTGTGAGACGGCCGACGTCCTGGGCCGGGACCGCGAGCTCCCCGGTCCCGAGCGCGGGGACGTGCTTGCGATCGGCAACGCCGGGGCGTACGGCTACGAGATGGCCTCGAACTACAACTCCCGGCCCCGTCCGGCCGTCGTTTCCCTCGAGGAGAACGGGCGGGCCCGACTCGCCGTCGAACGCGAAACCCTTTCGGAGCTGACCCGACTAGAGGTCGAGCGATGA
- a CDS encoding transcription initiation factor IIB: MYRGPLSSADSRIDTCPECGGRVTGGAERVCQACGLVLEASPPDRRTRSRDGGRGTGAPVSPTRPNRRLSSRVGRRRDARGRPVAERRRRRLHRQRTQHRRAARAANKETLQPGLSEIARVCAVLDVSGSVRASASVLFRRALAEHLLYGRAYESIAGATVYLGARQVDVVRTLTEVANASRCPNTTVVRDVRFLQRELKIAVGPLSAAVYLPRLRSALGLDERAVRSARRLLEAAIAENLHSGRDPKGVAAGALYTVSRLDERTVDLRQTEVATAADVSPETVRARFDEFASCCPEVLDDGNAASP; encoded by the coding sequence ATGTATCGAGGACCTCTGTCGTCTGCGGACAGTCGCATCGACACCTGCCCGGAGTGTGGCGGTCGCGTGACAGGCGGAGCCGAACGCGTGTGTCAGGCGTGTGGGCTCGTGCTCGAGGCCTCGCCGCCCGACCGACGGACGCGATCGCGCGACGGCGGCCGCGGGACGGGCGCGCCGGTGAGCCCGACGCGTCCGAACCGCAGGCTCTCCTCGCGGGTCGGGCGAAGGCGGGACGCACGCGGACGGCCCGTCGCCGAGCGGAGGCGGCGTCGACTGCACAGACAGCGGACACAGCACCGGCGGGCCGCCCGGGCCGCGAACAAGGAGACGCTCCAGCCGGGGCTCTCCGAGATCGCCCGCGTGTGCGCGGTGCTGGATGTCTCCGGCAGCGTCCGTGCGAGCGCGAGCGTGCTGTTCCGGCGGGCACTCGCGGAGCATCTACTGTACGGCCGGGCCTACGAGTCGATCGCCGGTGCGACGGTCTATCTGGGAGCCCGGCAGGTCGACGTCGTGCGGACGCTCACCGAAGTGGCGAACGCGAGTCGGTGTCCCAACACCACCGTCGTTCGTGACGTCCGGTTTCTCCAGCGTGAACTGAAAATCGCCGTCGGCCCGCTCTCGGCGGCCGTGTACCTCCCGCGGCTGCGGTCGGCGCTCGGCCTCGACGAGCGGGCCGTCCGGTCGGCGCGCAGGCTTCTCGAGGCTGCGATCGCGGAGAACCTTCACAGCGGGCGCGACCCGAAAGGCGTCGCCGCCGGCGCGCTGTACACCGTCTCGCGACTCGATGAGCGCACTGTCGACCTCCGACAGACCGAGGTCGCGACGGCGGCCGACGTCTCCCCGGAGACCGTCCGCGCGCGGTTCGACGAGTTCGCGTCGTGCTGTCCGGAGGTGCTCGACGACGGGAACGCGGCGTCCCCGTAG
- a CDS encoding ABC1 kinase family protein, with product MQPESSGRTAERSGAGSEAPAAGLQAASSIGTGVRLRALWRLLVVVRTFLPLAIAWWRDRRRYLLFGGRRDVSDEQRHERAEYLLSAFVSLGPTFIKLGQLLSTRPDVLPRAYVDVLSRLQDRVPPDPWAEVEPLLEAEIGDVESVFDSFDREPISGASLGQVYTANLDGRRVAVKVLRPGIRRRVEADIRVLSVLVPVLARFAPRSQQFTLENLTEEFAASIRREMDYELEAQTLERIAENFADDPKIRLPEVEHEHSTDRVLVMEYVDGIKITDLDALEREGIDRSAVVERLEDAYVRMIAEHGLFHADPHPGNLAVQPDGTIVFYDFGMAGRLDDRTREQLLEFYVAVAEDDADRMIDAFVAMGALDPNADRQLMAEAFELVLDSYRGEEISQYRVAELFEQFQGTMQEMPMRLPQDLALVVRVSSVLEGVCRTLDPEFDFISVVREYVAGRATETATTERVREELRSRAVDLERSVRRLPGQVETALDRAERGELGVSMDIESDDDVFGRLARQVVLGSATAAAVVATAGLYGVGNGSWAVVAGGATLVLGALTKRAFATDGPRRDVQAGTTMARRSLRGRSQSDSDQQRGR from the coding sequence ATGCAGCCAGAGTCGTCGGGGCGGACCGCCGAGCGATCGGGTGCCGGATCGGAGGCTCCAGCCGCTGGTCTGCAGGCCGCCTCGTCGATCGGGACGGGTGTCAGGCTTCGGGCGCTGTGGCGGCTGCTGGTCGTCGTCAGGACGTTCCTGCCGCTTGCGATCGCCTGGTGGCGCGATCGGCGTCGGTACCTGCTTTTCGGCGGCCGGCGTGACGTCTCGGACGAACAGCGCCACGAGCGGGCCGAGTACCTCCTCTCGGCGTTCGTCTCGCTCGGCCCGACGTTCATCAAGCTCGGGCAACTGCTCTCGACGCGCCCGGACGTGCTCCCGCGGGCGTACGTGGACGTGCTATCCCGACTGCAGGACCGGGTGCCGCCCGACCCCTGGGCAGAGGTCGAACCGTTGCTGGAGGCGGAAATCGGCGACGTCGAGTCGGTCTTTGACTCGTTCGACCGCGAGCCGATCAGCGGGGCGAGCCTCGGGCAGGTCTACACCGCGAACCTCGACGGCCGGCGCGTGGCGGTGAAGGTCCTGCGGCCGGGCATCAGGCGACGCGTCGAGGCCGACATCCGCGTGCTGTCGGTGCTCGTCCCGGTGCTTGCCAGGTTTGCACCCCGATCCCAGCAGTTCACGCTTGAGAACCTCACCGAGGAGTTCGCGGCCTCGATCCGCCGGGAGATGGACTACGAGCTGGAGGCACAGACCCTCGAGCGGATCGCCGAGAACTTCGCCGACGACCCGAAGATCCGCCTCCCGGAGGTCGAACACGAGCACTCGACCGACCGCGTGCTCGTCATGGAGTACGTCGACGGGATCAAGATCACCGACCTCGACGCGCTCGAACGGGAGGGGATCGACCGGTCGGCAGTCGTCGAACGGCTGGAGGACGCCTACGTCCGGATGATCGCCGAGCACGGGCTCTTTCACGCTGATCCCCACCCCGGGAACCTGGCGGTCCAGCCCGACGGGACGATCGTCTTCTATGACTTCGGGATGGCGGGGCGACTCGACGATCGGACCCGCGAACAGCTGTTGGAGTTCTACGTCGCCGTCGCCGAGGACGACGCCGACCGGATGATCGACGCGTTCGTCGCGATGGGGGCGCTCGATCCGAACGCCGACCGGCAGCTGATGGCGGAGGCGTTCGAGCTCGTGCTGGACAGCTACCGGGGCGAGGAGATCAGCCAGTACCGGGTGGCTGAGCTGTTCGAGCAGTTCCAGGGGACGATGCAGGAGATGCCGATGCGGCTCCCGCAGGACCTCGCGCTGGTCGTCCGCGTCTCGAGCGTCCTCGAGGGGGTCTGTCGGACGCTCGATCCCGAGTTCGACTTCATCAGCGTCGTCAGGGAGTACGTCGCCGGGCGCGCGACTGAGACGGCGACAACGGAGCGAGTCCGCGAGGAACTTCGCTCGCGCGCGGTCGATCTCGAACGGAGCGTGCGGCGTCTCCCCGGACAGGTCGAAACCGCACTCGATCGTGCGGAACGCGGCGAGCTCGGGGTGTCGATGGACATCGAGTCCGACGACGACGTCTTCGGCCGGCTGGCCCGACAGGTCGTGCTCGGGAGCGCGACCGCGGCCGCCGTCGTCGCCACTGCGGGCCTGTACGGCGTCGGCAACGGATCGTGGGCAGTCGTCGCCGGGGGCGCGACGCTGGTGCTCGGCGCGCTCACGAAGCGAGCGTTCGCGACCGACGGACCGCGGCGGGACGTCCAGGCCGGCACGACGATGGCCCGGCGCAGCCTCCGGGGCCGAAGCCAAAGCGACAGCGATCAGCAGCGCGGCCGGTGA
- a CDS encoding universal stress protein yields the protein MGEQIAIVVDEGDQGSSHVERAIDSAREHEATLHGLYVIDAWRFGEYSVDGWSVLEREKQEEKGKQVLEQIRQQCERHGVEFEQETTVGKPSETIRDFVRDNDIDLLVFCEPRGEGKTHNSPQMIRDLQRELSVEIETV from the coding sequence ATGGGGGAACAGATCGCGATCGTCGTGGACGAAGGCGATCAGGGGAGTTCGCACGTCGAACGCGCAATCGACAGCGCGAGAGAGCACGAGGCGACGCTCCACGGCCTGTACGTGATCGACGCGTGGCGGTTCGGTGAATACTCGGTCGACGGATGGAGCGTGCTCGAACGCGAAAAGCAAGAGGAGAAGGGAAAGCAGGTCCTAGAGCAGATCCGGCAGCAATGCGAGCGCCACGGCGTCGAATTCGAGCAGGAAACGACAGTCGGCAAGCCGAGCGAGACGATCCGTGACTTCGTTCGTGACAACGACATCGACTTGCTCGTGTTTTGCGAACCGAGAGGAGAGGGGAAGACACACAATTCACCGCAGATGATCAGAGATCTGCAAAGAGAACTGTCAGTGGAGATAGAAACCGTCTGA